The following proteins come from a genomic window of Melospiza georgiana isolate bMelGeo1 chromosome 3, bMelGeo1.pri, whole genome shotgun sequence:
- the KCNS3 gene encoding potassium voltage-gated channel subfamily S member 3: MVYGEFFRRPGKDAELINLNVGGFKQSVDQSTLLRFPHTRLGKLLKCHSEEAILELCDDYSVADKEYYFDRNPSLFRYVLNFYYTGKLHVMEELCVFSFCQEIEYWGINELFIDSCCSNRYQERKEEGPEKDWDQKSNDSMDSSNEESSIFDKELEKFDNLCFGEIRKKIWVRMENPAYCLSAKLIAVSSLSVVLASIVAMCIHSMPEFQRLDANDREIGDPVLEAVEITCIIWFTAELVIRLFTAPSQKKFWKKPLNIIDFVSIIPFYATLAVDTKEEESEDIENMGKVVQILRLMRIFRILKLARHSVGLRSLGATLRHSYQEVGLLLLFLSVGISIFSVLVYSVEKDDDSSELQSIPICWWWATISMTTVGYGDTYPVTLAGKLLGTLCIICGILVVALPITIIFNKFSKYYQKQKAIDRDQCNNDRKEKSNDLPYFNIRDIYAKKMHSFISSLSSVGIVVSDQESTDASSIQDMEDAYNTVSLENGTGK, translated from the coding sequence ATGGTTTATGGTGAATTTTTCCGCAGACCTGGCAAAGATGCAGAACTTATCAATTTGAATGTGGGTGGCTTTAAGCAATCAGTGGATCAAAGCACCTTGCTCCGATTTCCCCATACCAGACTTGGAAAACTTCTCAAATGCCATTCAGAAGAGGCTATTCTAGAACTGTGTGATGATTATAGTGTGGCAGACAAGGAATATTACTTTGACAGGAATCCTTCCTTGTTCCGATATGTTCTGAACTTCTACTATACGGGCAAACTTCACGTTATGGAAGAACTTTGTGTCTTTTCCTTCTGCCAGGAAATAGAGTACTGGGGGATAAACGAGCTGTTTAttgattcctgctgcagcaatCGGTACCAAGAACGGAAAGAGGAAGGTCCTGAAAAAGACTGGGATCAGAAGAGCAACGACAGTATGGACTCCTCCAATGAAGAGTCATCCATATTTGACAAAGAGCTAGAAAAGTTTGATAATCTGTGTTTTGGTGAAATAAGAAAGAAGATCTGGGTCAGGATGGAAAATCCTGCATACTGCTTGTCTGCCAAGTTAATTGCCGTGTCATCCCTGAGTGTTGTTCTGGCATCAATTGTAGCCATGTGCATTCATAGCATGCCAGAATTTCAAAGGCTGGATGCCAATGACAGGGAGATTGGAGACCCTGTGCTGGAAGCTGTGGAGATTACATGCATCATCTGGTTTACTGCTGAGCTGGTGATCAGGCTCTTCACTGCTCCAAGTCAGAAGAAGTTCTGGAAGAAACCACTGAACATCATTGATTTTGTCTCTATTATCCCATTTTACGCCACACTGGCTGTGGACACGAAGGAAGAAGAGAGTGAAGATATTGAGAACATGGGGAAGGTGGTTCAGATCCTGCGGTTAATGAGGATATTTCGCATCCTGAAGCTGGCCAGGCACTCCGTAGGACTGCGGTCTTTGGGCGCCACTTTGAGACACAGCTACCAAGAAGTTGGacttctgcttttgtttctgtcaGTTGGGATTTCTATTTTTTCAGTGCTTGTCTACTCAGTGGAGAAAGATGATGACTcatcagagctgcagagcatcCCTATTTGCTGGTGGTGGGCAACCATCAGCATGACCACTGTTGGTTATGGGGACACTTACCCGGTCACGCTTGCTGGAAAGCTGCTCGGCACCCTCTGCATCATCTGTGGGATTCTGGTGGTAGCACTTCCAATCACCATTATTTTCAATAAGTTTTCTAAGTACTACCAAAAGCAAAAAGCTATTGATAGAGACCAGTGCAACAATGATCgcaaagagaaaagcaatgACCTACCCTATTTTAACATTAGGGATATTTATGCAAAAAAGATGCACTCCTTCATTTCTAGCCTTTCTTCAGTAGGAATTGTGGTCAGCGACCAAGAGTCAACAGATGCCTCCAGTATCCAAGATATGGAGGATGCTTATAACACAGTATCTTTAGAGAATGGTACAGGAAAATGA